A part of Thermotoga petrophila RKU-1 genomic DNA contains:
- a CDS encoding ATP-binding protein: MKIERVHVEGFGKFENFSFPLKSGLNIIFGGNAAGKTTLANFIRYCLTGELPELENYRPWFSNRFGGYLETSEGRVEFGQGRLDPELFSFTSFISEGVDNTLNGSKKVASFLMESYRNRPEAVELERILNEDFSVLMKKTKELEAEISNLKERVEAWKEKRRSLLLVLKRKKELSRDLQEKRRLLEEEINRFESEKSERLSSIEARINEMKAELLRVEKELEEIERKTAVSEEKVREAIEIAQKLDYLRERGKELEKEIESLEEKSKDTEERLKTIMKDFSVSSLEELKLKLENMKLQIELVENEQKAKLNEIIGHLREPLREIDEKLEETQAKIENTGDDMKRFDKTLSIFRIFVAVFLTFALVSIIFAFLKSGYLFFYLTLAGTGASVVSMWNYYRLRRKLFELESELMNLSTQKRSLIERKNQIVSKLKETAGVDNIEELEKFLRDQIVKKVFERIPFLSKYGSEPRKAVENVEEQMRELLILKSSVEASLSAKKKNLEELQEYSREQEEVLKNTLKEIGVDSEDELKVLRDLLERRANLRKTRDSLEKEIANFMKEKEEIESSRSNARIEELKREVEQIESELEKLVVSPLEEPFDVLEALFRKKVELEIFERAIGYIPEFKDRIKKEHEELLRGYTRDLAVELTDVYRRFFKENQVFKVSPDLMVTINVPEEKKVVDVLNTSALKLLSFQMKRFISRVLEVESPLVVDNTFVDLDDEKIDLLWQELKEVSKTRQVVLFTSDRRLLKEEPVLKL; the protein is encoded by the coding sequence ATGAAAATAGAGCGTGTACACGTTGAAGGGTTTGGAAAATTCGAGAATTTTTCTTTCCCCCTGAAAAGCGGGTTGAACATCATCTTCGGAGGGAACGCAGCTGGAAAAACCACCCTTGCGAATTTTATAAGATACTGCCTCACGGGAGAGCTTCCCGAACTTGAGAACTACAGGCCATGGTTTTCGAACAGGTTTGGGGGATATCTCGAGACGAGTGAGGGAAGGGTGGAATTCGGTCAGGGAAGACTGGATCCCGAACTGTTTTCCTTCACTTCTTTCATATCGGAGGGAGTGGACAACACCCTCAACGGTTCGAAAAAGGTCGCTTCCTTCCTTATGGAAAGCTACAGAAACAGACCCGAAGCAGTGGAACTTGAAAGGATATTGAACGAGGATTTCTCTGTCTTGATGAAGAAGACGAAAGAACTGGAGGCTGAGATCTCAAACCTGAAAGAGAGAGTTGAGGCCTGGAAAGAAAAAAGACGATCGCTCCTTCTGGTTTTGAAGAGAAAGAAAGAGCTTTCGCGGGATCTTCAGGAGAAGAGAAGACTTCTGGAGGAAGAGATCAATAGATTCGAGAGTGAAAAGTCTGAGAGATTGTCTTCTATCGAAGCCAGAATCAATGAGATGAAAGCGGAGCTTCTCCGTGTTGAAAAAGAACTCGAGGAGATCGAAAGGAAAACAGCGGTTTCCGAAGAAAAAGTTCGTGAAGCGATCGAGATTGCCCAGAAACTGGATTATTTGAGAGAGCGCGGTAAAGAACTGGAAAAAGAGATAGAATCACTCGAGGAAAAATCGAAAGATACGGAAGAAAGACTGAAGACGATCATGAAAGACTTCTCCGTCAGCAGTCTTGAAGAACTGAAACTCAAGTTGGAGAACATGAAGTTACAGATAGAATTGGTGGAAAACGAACAGAAAGCAAAGCTGAACGAGATAATAGGTCATCTCAGAGAGCCTCTCAGGGAAATAGATGAAAAACTCGAAGAAACTCAGGCAAAGATCGAAAATACAGGTGACGACATGAAGCGCTTCGACAAAACACTTTCTATTTTCAGGATTTTTGTTGCCGTTTTCCTGACCTTTGCACTGGTTTCCATCATCTTTGCCTTTCTCAAGTCGGGATACCTGTTCTTCTATCTGACACTGGCAGGAACAGGTGCCTCCGTGGTTTCCATGTGGAACTATTACAGGTTGAGAAGGAAATTGTTTGAACTTGAAAGTGAGCTCATGAATCTTTCGACGCAAAAGAGGTCGTTGATCGAGAGAAAGAACCAGATCGTGAGCAAGCTGAAGGAAACCGCAGGTGTTGATAACATCGAAGAACTCGAAAAATTTTTGAGGGATCAGATCGTGAAGAAGGTCTTCGAAAGAATACCGTTTCTTTCGAAGTACGGAAGTGAACCACGAAAGGCGGTTGAAAACGTGGAAGAACAGATGAGAGAACTTCTGATTTTGAAAAGCTCCGTTGAGGCTTCTCTATCTGCCAAGAAAAAGAATCTGGAAGAACTGCAGGAGTACTCCAGAGAGCAGGAAGAAGTACTGAAAAACACGCTGAAGGAAATAGGAGTCGACAGCGAAGATGAATTGAAGGTGTTGAGAGACCTTCTGGAAAGACGTGCAAATCTGAGGAAAACCAGAGATTCACTGGAAAAAGAAATCGCTAACTTCATGAAAGAAAAAGAAGAGATAGAATCGAGCAGATCAAACGCGAGAATAGAAGAACTCAAAAGAGAAGTGGAACAGATAGAAAGTGAACTGGAGAAACTCGTGGTTTCACCTCTCGAAGAACCTTTCGATGTTCTGGAAGCGCTTTTCAGGAAGAAGGTTGAACTCGAGATTTTTGAGCGGGCCATTGGTTACATTCCCGAGTTTAAGGATCGGATCAAAAAAGAACACGAGGAACTGTTGAGGGGTTACACAAGGGATCTGGCAGTAGAGTTGACGGATGTTTACAGAAGGTTCTTCAAGGAAAATCAGGTTTTCAAGGTTTCTCCGGATCTGATGGTGACGATCAACGTTCCCGAAGAAAAAAAGGTTGTCGATGTGTTGAACACCTCCGCTTTGAAACTCCTGAGTTTTCAGATGAAGAGGTTTATAAGTCGTGTTCTGGAGGTTGAGAGTCCCCTTGTTGTGGACAACACTTTTGTCGATCTGGACGATGAGAAGATAGACCTACTCTGGCAGGAACTGAAAGAGGTGTCCAAGACCAGACAGGTTGTACTATTCACCAGCGACAGGAGGCTTTTGAAAGAAGAACCCGTTTTGAAACTCTAA
- a CDS encoding sigma-70 family RNA polymerase sigma factor — translation MLKYRLRSKRVEELVEYAQAGFKEAIDLIVEKYYPMVVKIASQYFASWAEHEDIVQNGLVGLIKAIFYYDKTKSSFTSFAWRSVDSEIKSFLTYLNRKKNRMLSDAVNVDGMEKEEDDAPFEVPDSETDVARSAFSGIILETVLELLNEKEKEIFLRWLDGCSYSEIAKELGVNTKKVDNTVQKVKRMISGLG, via the coding sequence ATGCTGAAATACAGACTGAGAAGTAAGAGAGTTGAAGAACTCGTTGAGTACGCGCAGGCAGGATTCAAAGAAGCCATCGACCTCATTGTTGAGAAGTATTACCCTATGGTTGTTAAGATCGCTTCCCAGTATTTTGCGAGCTGGGCCGAACACGAAGATATAGTTCAAAACGGCCTTGTGGGATTGATAAAGGCGATTTTCTATTACGATAAAACCAAAAGCTCTTTCACGTCTTTTGCATGGAGGAGTGTTGACTCCGAGATAAAGTCCTTTCTCACTTATCTGAACAGAAAGAAGAACAGGATGCTCTCAGACGCTGTGAACGTGGATGGTATGGAAAAAGAGGAAGATGACGCACCTTTTGAAGTGCCCGATAGCGAGACCGATGTTGCCAGAAGCGCATTTTCTGGCATAATTTTAGAAACAGTCCTTGAACTATTGAATGAAAAAGAAAAAGAGATCTTTCTCAGATGGCTTGATGGATGCTCATACAGCGAGATAGCGAAAGAGCTCGGTGTGAACACAAAGAAAGTTGACAACACGGTTCAGAAGGTGAAGAGAATGATTTCTGGATTAGGGTGA
- a CDS encoding ABC transporter permease — translation MAEEKTMIENGEIEFKERVLSRRELVWRAFKRNKLGMFGLYVLIVLYLMALFADFLSPHHPYEQSLKHSFAPPTKIHREYKGERVGAYVLPTISYVDKATFERKFYEMLFPKRLVLDVFGTQVEYEIGKDGVTGFSFMLDEEYYIVPKDGTMKYAGSTTKVVDYLLFGYDEKVLTKGEADIETSSEAAKDTYFGKYGFRLGLNSPDEIEKVVIKEKLNMILVKKGEDIEMITGKVVDYDYKTYPVKWFIKSWGGDRKHRLGYLFWLIPFRYHLFGVDNYDNNEYVRFYIMGADQYGRDIWSRLVFASRISLSIGFIGMFITFALSLIFGGISGYYGGLVDEFMMRFSEIIMSLPGFYLLILLRSLLPLDIPSTQVYILLVFILSFIGWAGRARVIRGMVLSIKQREFVEAAKALGFPDTKILFRHVLPNTTSYLIVAATLAIPGYILGEASLSFLGLGIREPDASWGLMLAQAQNVTYMTKYPWLLIPGIFIFITVLSFNFVGDALRDALDPRSLG, via the coding sequence ATGGCTGAGGAAAAGACGATGATAGAGAACGGGGAAATAGAGTTTAAGGAAAGGGTCCTTTCCAGGAGGGAACTCGTCTGGAGAGCCTTCAAAAGAAACAAACTCGGAATGTTCGGGCTGTACGTTCTGATCGTCCTCTATCTCATGGCGTTGTTCGCGGATTTTCTCTCCCCGCACCATCCCTACGAACAGTCTCTCAAGCATTCCTTCGCTCCTCCCACGAAGATACACAGGGAGTACAAGGGAGAACGAGTGGGTGCCTACGTGCTTCCCACGATAAGCTACGTGGACAAAGCAACTTTCGAGAGAAAATTCTACGAAATGCTCTTCCCGAAAAGGCTCGTTCTCGATGTTTTCGGAACACAGGTTGAGTACGAAATCGGAAAAGACGGTGTAACGGGATTCTCTTTCATGCTGGACGAAGAGTATTACATCGTTCCAAAGGACGGCACCATGAAATACGCCGGTTCAACAACGAAAGTGGTTGATTACCTTCTGTTCGGATACGACGAAAAGGTTCTAACGAAAGGAGAGGCAGATATAGAAACCTCTTCCGAAGCCGCGAAAGACACGTACTTTGGGAAATACGGTTTCAGACTTGGCCTGAATTCCCCCGATGAGATCGAAAAGGTCGTCATAAAAGAGAAGCTCAACATGATCCTCGTGAAAAAAGGTGAAGACATTGAGATGATCACAGGAAAGGTGGTCGATTACGATTACAAAACGTATCCGGTAAAATGGTTCATCAAATCTTGGGGTGGTGACAGAAAGCACAGACTCGGTTATCTTTTTTGGCTCATACCCTTCAGGTACCACCTCTTCGGTGTGGACAATTATGACAACAACGAATACGTGAGATTCTACATAATGGGTGCGGATCAGTACGGTAGAGACATCTGGAGCAGGCTCGTGTTTGCTTCGAGGATCTCCCTTTCCATTGGTTTCATAGGAATGTTCATCACCTTTGCGCTCTCTTTGATCTTTGGCGGAATCTCCGGATACTACGGTGGACTCGTGGACGAATTCATGATGAGGTTCTCCGAGATCATCATGTCGCTTCCGGGATTCTACCTTCTGATCCTTTTGAGGTCGTTGCTTCCCCTGGACATCCCATCCACACAGGTGTACATCTTGCTTGTCTTCATACTCTCTTTCATCGGATGGGCGGGCAGAGCCAGGGTGATAAGGGGAATGGTGCTTTCCATAAAGCAACGGGAGTTCGTGGAGGCAGCAAAGGCGCTCGGCTTTCCAGACACGAAGATCCTCTTTCGTCACGTTCTTCCAAACACGACGAGCTATTTGATAGTTGCCGCCACTCTTGCAATACCCGGATACATCCTGGGGGAGGCGAGTCTCAGCTTTCTGGGTCTCGGTATAAGAGAACCCGATGCAAGCTGGGGGCTCATGCTCGCACAGGCTCAGAACGTCACCTACATGACGAAGTACCCCTGGCTTCTCATACCCGGTATCTTCATCTTCATCACCGTGCTTTCTTTCAACTTCGTTGGTGACGCGTTGAGAGACGCTCTGGATCCGAGGTCTCTCGGATAG
- a CDS encoding ABC transporter permease, whose amino-acid sequence MLKYIARRLIIMIPELIIISFIVFIIMEAAPGDFLDMYRLDPSVSQQFLEKMEKELGLDKPWIVQYGIWLKNVLKGDFGYSFYYRRPVSTLIWERVFATVILSVSSLAFEWLLGIIVGVFSALKKYSIWDKILTVVAFSGIALPGFFLAILLLYMAAKTGWFPIAGMVSVNHNQMTTWEKFKDIASHLVLPTIALGFGGFASLMRYMRGSLLDVLNEDYVEFARAKGMPERVVIYKHALRNAINPMITFLGFSISNVLGGAVIIENIFAWPGMGRLIYQALLQQDIYIVMASAVISAIMLVIGNLVADVLLAAVDPRVRFE is encoded by the coding sequence TTGCTCAAGTACATCGCACGTAGATTGATCATCATGATTCCTGAGCTCATAATCATCTCTTTCATAGTTTTCATCATCATGGAGGCGGCTCCAGGAGATTTCCTGGACATGTACCGTCTCGATCCTTCCGTTTCTCAGCAGTTCCTCGAGAAGATGGAAAAGGAGCTTGGCCTGGACAAGCCCTGGATCGTTCAGTACGGCATCTGGCTGAAAAACGTTTTGAAAGGAGATTTTGGTTACTCGTTCTACTACAGAAGGCCCGTTTCCACACTCATCTGGGAGAGGGTCTTCGCTACGGTGATACTCTCCGTTTCTTCCCTTGCGTTCGAGTGGTTGCTTGGAATAATCGTCGGTGTTTTCTCGGCTCTGAAGAAGTACAGCATCTGGGATAAGATTCTCACAGTTGTCGCTTTCAGTGGAATTGCCCTTCCAGGGTTTTTCCTGGCCATTCTGCTCCTTTACATGGCTGCGAAGACCGGCTGGTTTCCAATCGCCGGTATGGTCTCGGTGAATCACAACCAGATGACAACCTGGGAGAAGTTCAAGGATATCGCATCTCATCTTGTTCTTCCAACCATCGCTCTTGGTTTCGGTGGTTTTGCTTCCCTCATGAGATACATGAGAGGTAGTCTTCTCGACGTGCTGAACGAGGACTACGTGGAATTTGCCCGTGCGAAAGGAATGCCAGAACGTGTGGTGATATACAAGCACGCCCTGAGGAACGCTATCAACCCCATGATCACTTTCCTTGGGTTCAGTATTTCCAACGTTCTCGGAGGAGCGGTCATCATAGAGAACATCTTTGCCTGGCCCGGCATGGGAAGGCTCATTTACCAGGCACTCCTTCAGCAGGACATTTACATCGTTATGGCGTCCGCCGTGATCAGTGCGATAATGCTCGTGATTGGTAACCTTGTGGCGGATGTGCTTCTCGCCGCTGTGGACCCAAGGGTCAGATTCGAGTGA
- a CDS encoding ABC transporter substrate-binding protein, translating into MRRFLGIFLMIAAVALFAELSPFAQFETYIGAEFTGQYGGVLVVPTLSGPRTCNYVVAQETSSTDVIARFMASMIELDNHARIHPALAESWELIQNEDGSMEIVWHLRKGVKWSDGTPFTADDVVFTINDVYFNPDIPNDMQDLFADNWPVAEKLDDYTVKTTLKETYRLAVRYIGGIPIFPKHLAEPYVKEGKFKEFWTVDAINKGEIVGLGPFIPVEYVPDQYVRFVKNPYYWKYDKEGKQLPYLDGIIFKIIPTQDAQRLAFENGEVDVYGPRGTEYAELKAMAREKGWVVGIGGPNFGTTFITFNWNAPDPVKRKWFRNDFFRRAVAYAIDKQSMIDTLYNGLAVEQWGPISQAATVYYDESVLRKYPYNLDLARTMLKLGGFKWDENGQLLDSEGNPVKFIIMTNAGHQIREGMGNIITEALKKLGMDVTFAPIDFNTLVQKLVVNGDWESIIIGLTGSDEPQGGANVWRIKGSLHFWNYHPEVKDFVDPNDYYLPDWEKEIDRIFEENVKILDQQKVVDMFREFQRLVSEHIPLIYTTQQLYLYAYSNKLHNVEPTAFGGVWGWNQDCVWKEQ; encoded by the coding sequence ATGCGTAGGTTTCTTGGGATTTTCCTTATGATTGCAGCCGTTGCACTTTTCGCAGAACTTTCACCGTTCGCTCAGTTCGAAACGTACATCGGAGCAGAGTTCACAGGACAGTACGGGGGAGTGCTCGTAGTACCGACGCTTTCTGGTCCCAGAACGTGTAACTATGTCGTGGCTCAGGAGACGAGCTCCACAGATGTTATAGCGAGGTTCATGGCTTCCATGATCGAGCTCGACAATCACGCGAGGATCCATCCCGCTCTTGCAGAAAGCTGGGAACTCATCCAAAACGAGGACGGAAGCATGGAAATCGTTTGGCACCTGAGGAAGGGTGTCAAATGGAGTGACGGAACACCGTTCACAGCAGACGATGTGGTCTTCACAATTAACGATGTCTATTTCAACCCTGACATACCGAACGATATGCAGGATCTCTTTGCAGACAACTGGCCAGTAGCCGAAAAGCTCGACGATTACACGGTGAAAACCACTCTCAAAGAAACGTACAGACTCGCGGTAAGGTACATTGGAGGTATTCCCATCTTCCCAAAACACCTCGCGGAACCGTACGTGAAGGAAGGAAAATTCAAGGAATTCTGGACGGTTGACGCCATCAACAAGGGAGAAATCGTAGGACTTGGTCCGTTCATTCCGGTTGAGTACGTTCCCGATCAGTACGTGAGATTCGTGAAGAACCCCTACTACTGGAAGTACGACAAAGAAGGAAAGCAGCTTCCTTATCTCGACGGTATCATCTTCAAGATCATTCCGACACAGGATGCGCAGAGACTCGCGTTTGAAAACGGAGAAGTCGATGTGTATGGACCTCGCGGAACAGAGTACGCAGAACTCAAAGCCATGGCAAGAGAAAAAGGCTGGGTTGTGGGTATTGGAGGCCCGAATTTTGGAACCACTTTCATCACTTTCAACTGGAACGCTCCCGATCCTGTGAAGCGGAAGTGGTTCAGGAACGATTTCTTCAGAAGAGCTGTGGCGTACGCCATCGACAAACAATCCATGATAGACACGCTCTACAACGGCCTCGCGGTTGAACAGTGGGGTCCCATCAGTCAGGCTGCGACCGTTTATTACGACGAATCCGTTCTCAGAAAATACCCGTACAACCTTGATCTCGCCAGAACGATGCTCAAGCTCGGTGGTTTCAAATGGGATGAAAACGGCCAGCTCCTCGACAGCGAAGGAAACCCGGTGAAGTTCATCATCATGACTAACGCCGGACACCAGATCCGCGAAGGAATGGGTAACATCATAACAGAAGCGCTCAAAAAACTCGGAATGGATGTCACCTTTGCTCCCATCGATTTCAACACGCTCGTCCAGAAGCTCGTTGTGAACGGTGACTGGGAATCTATCATTATAGGACTCACCGGATCCGATGAACCTCAGGGAGGAGCCAACGTCTGGAGAATCAAGGGATCTCTCCACTTCTGGAACTACCATCCGGAGGTCAAAGACTTCGTCGATCCCAACGATTACTACCTGCCAGACTGGGAAAAAGAGATCGACAGAATCTTCGAAGAGAACGTGAAGATACTCGATCAGCAGAAAGTCGTAGATATGTTCAGAGAATTTCAGAGGCTCGTGTCTGAACACATACCGCTCATCTACACCACCCAGCAGCTCTATCTCTACGCCTACAGCAACAAACTTCACAACGTGGAACCCACCGCTTTCGGCGGTGTGTGGGGTTGGAACCAGGATTGTGTCTGGAAAGAGCAGTAA
- a CDS encoding ABC transporter ATP-binding protein gives MKSIEVLSLRKYFPIRKGFLVKKIVGYVKAVDDISFSVEKGKTFALVGESGCGKTTTAKTILRLTNPTAGRVVIDGDDTTYYFMKRKDAENYLKTTYVGIFREMREKLSPDQIVDVLEDVDKKYAEIFFKEAKESEEKFYNILLDNIDEKRMKFRRKIQIVFQDPMSSLNPRMTVGDILTEPILFHGLAKTREEAVDMAKDLLKSVGLKEYHLERYPHQFSGGQRQRIAIARAISINPEIVILDEPTASLDVSVQAQVINLFLKLQEEKGFTYLFISHDLGLVRFISHEVGIMYLGRIVEMGNTDEIFDNPLHPYTQALLSAVPVPDPKVERTRKRIILRGGVPSPINRPTGCFFHPRCPYKMPVCEKEYPVMKEISPGHWVACHLHSS, from the coding sequence ATGAAGAGTATCGAAGTGCTGAGTCTGAGAAAGTATTTCCCGATCAGAAAAGGATTTCTTGTGAAAAAGATCGTTGGTTACGTGAAAGCGGTCGATGATATCTCTTTTTCCGTGGAAAAGGGAAAAACGTTCGCCCTCGTTGGCGAGTCGGGATGTGGGAAGACAACGACCGCAAAGACGATCCTGCGCCTCACGAATCCCACCGCGGGCCGTGTTGTGATCGACGGTGACGACACAACATACTACTTCATGAAGAGAAAAGATGCGGAGAACTACCTGAAAACGACCTACGTGGGTATATTCCGCGAAATGAGGGAAAAACTCTCACCGGATCAGATTGTGGACGTGCTCGAGGATGTGGATAAGAAGTACGCGGAGATCTTCTTTAAAGAAGCGAAAGAAAGCGAAGAGAAGTTCTATAATATCCTGCTTGATAACATCGATGAAAAGAGGATGAAATTCAGAAGGAAGATACAGATCGTCTTTCAGGATCCCATGAGTTCCTTGAACCCGAGAATGACGGTTGGCGACATCCTCACTGAGCCCATTCTGTTCCACGGACTGGCGAAAACACGAGAAGAAGCCGTAGATATGGCAAAAGATCTTCTCAAAAGCGTGGGGCTCAAGGAATATCACCTCGAAAGATATCCCCATCAGTTCAGTGGAGGCCAGAGACAGAGGATCGCTATCGCAAGGGCGATCTCCATAAACCCCGAGATAGTGATACTCGACGAACCCACGGCTTCACTGGACGTTTCCGTTCAGGCACAGGTTATAAACCTGTTTCTCAAACTGCAGGAAGAGAAAGGTTTTACGTATCTCTTCATCTCGCACGACCTTGGACTTGTGAGATTTATAAGCCACGAGGTCGGCATCATGTACCTCGGCAGGATCGTGGAGATGGGAAACACCGATGAGATATTCGACAATCCCCTTCATCCGTACACCCAAGCCCTGCTTTCTGCTGTTCCCGTGCCGGATCCGAAGGTTGAGCGCACAAGAAAGCGTATCATTCTCAGGGGTGGGGTTCCAAGCCCGATCAACAGGCCGACTGGCTGCTTCTTCCATCCGAGGTGTCCTTACAAGATGCCCGTGTGTGAGAAAGAGTATCCGGTGATGAAGGAAATTTCCCCAGGTCACTGGGTGGCGTGTCATTTACATTCGTCATAG
- a CDS encoding heavy-metal-associated domain-containing protein, giving the protein MRRLNYFMLKGAKTEEDYKRVKEAIEKLDGVFKVDYEMAAEVVGVDYDDEKVSKEQIKSAVDSLGYTLII; this is encoded by the coding sequence TTGAGAAGACTGAACTATTTCATGCTCAAGGGTGCAAAAACGGAGGAAGATTACAAGAGAGTTAAAGAAGCCATCGAGAAACTCGACGGTGTTTTCAAGGTAGATTACGAAATGGCGGCTGAGGTTGTCGGCGTGGATTACGATGATGAAAAGGTCTCCAAAGAGCAAATAAAAAGCGCTGTGGATAGTTTGGGATACACACTCATCATATGA
- the fmt gene encoding methionyl-tRNA formyltransferase — MRIVFVGTPEFAAEILEHLIKNGFNVVGVVTQPDKPRGRGRKVEPTPVKVVAEKHRVPFIQPESINKKEALEFLRSVGPDVIIVASYGKILGEKVLSLPSLGCYNIHPSLLPKYRGASPIQRVLENGEERTGVTIYKMVRELDAGPIALQREISIDPFETFDQLEKRLIELSKEMSIEFLEKLKVGDIELKEQDHSRATYAPMIKKEDLIVDFSKDAESVKNKIRAYDSRPGARAFLGNDEVKLFGVTAIDSSGDEPGLINYINKEGAWIGTGRGKVKVGCIQFPGKRKMTFWEAKNGRLIIEGMRFERRHEI; from the coding sequence TTGAGAATTGTCTTTGTGGGGACACCGGAGTTCGCAGCGGAAATACTGGAGCATTTGATCAAAAACGGGTTCAACGTGGTGGGTGTGGTCACCCAGCCGGACAAACCGAGGGGACGGGGAAGGAAAGTTGAGCCAACTCCGGTGAAGGTAGTAGCTGAAAAACACAGAGTTCCTTTCATTCAACCCGAATCGATAAACAAGAAAGAAGCTTTAGAATTTCTCCGGTCTGTGGGGCCAGATGTTATAATAGTCGCATCCTACGGAAAGATCCTGGGTGAAAAGGTACTTTCTCTTCCAAGCCTCGGTTGTTACAACATTCATCCCTCTCTTCTTCCAAAATACAGGGGCGCTTCTCCTATACAGAGAGTGCTCGAGAACGGTGAAGAAAGAACGGGCGTTACCATATACAAAATGGTGAGAGAGCTCGATGCAGGTCCCATCGCACTCCAGAGGGAAATTTCTATAGATCCATTTGAAACTTTCGATCAGCTGGAGAAACGTTTGATAGAACTGTCGAAAGAGATGTCGATCGAATTCTTAGAGAAGTTGAAAGTGGGGGACATAGAGCTGAAAGAGCAGGATCATTCTAGAGCAACCTATGCTCCAATGATAAAAAAAGAGGACCTGATCGTGGATTTCTCAAAGGACGCTGAATCGGTGAAGAACAAGATCAGGGCTTACGATTCCAGACCCGGTGCAAGAGCCTTCTTGGGAAACGATGAGGTGAAGTTGTTCGGAGTGACAGCGATAGATAGTTCGGGAGATGAACCAGGTTTGATAAACTATATTAATAAGGAAGGTGCATGGATAGGTACCGGCAGAGGAAAAGTGAAAGTAGGATGCATTCAATTTCCCGGAAAGAGGAAGATGACCTTCTGGGAAGCAAAAAACGGAAGATTGATAATCGAAGGCATGAGATTCGAAAGGAGGCATGAGATTTGA
- the hflX gene encoding GTPase HflX: MIVAVGKDEEKIKESLEEMKGLCKTLGVEVVEWLWQKRAKPDPATYLGKGKLQKLKEVVEFCEADLVVVDDEITPVQYKNMQEELNIDVLDRTQVILEIFARHATSEEGKLQVEMASLLYELPRLVGKGEELSRLGGGIGTRGPGEPLLEVLRRHIKNRIAQLRKRLKEIEQERNTQRKQRLEKKIPHVSIVGYTNAGKSTLLKVLTDSDVYVADKLFATLEPVTRRLKLKSGRVVLVSDTVGFIRKLPHTIVSAFKATLEEIKYSDVLIHLVDASDPYLEEKMKASERVLEEIGADKIPRILVFNKIDLCPRERIETLKWKYPEALFISAEKRIGLDQLLDTLEEIMGQKDIQETLKVPLEKIGQIYALKDRLEILNEDYGEGYALITLKTDRETLEMLKRKVAS, from the coding sequence GTGATCGTTGCTGTTGGTAAAGATGAAGAGAAAATAAAAGAGTCTCTCGAAGAAATGAAGGGTTTGTGTAAAACCCTCGGTGTTGAAGTCGTTGAATGGCTCTGGCAAAAGAGAGCAAAGCCAGATCCGGCCACCTACCTTGGAAAGGGGAAATTGCAAAAGCTCAAAGAGGTAGTGGAATTCTGTGAAGCGGATCTTGTGGTCGTTGACGATGAAATCACACCGGTGCAGTACAAAAATATGCAGGAAGAGCTGAACATAGATGTTCTTGATAGAACGCAGGTGATCCTTGAAATCTTTGCCCGTCACGCAACGAGCGAAGAAGGAAAGCTCCAGGTGGAGATGGCGAGTTTGCTTTACGAGCTTCCAAGGCTCGTAGGAAAGGGTGAGGAACTCTCCAGACTCGGTGGAGGTATTGGCACCAGAGGGCCGGGTGAACCCTTGCTGGAGGTTTTGAGAAGGCACATAAAAAACCGCATCGCACAGCTTCGAAAAAGATTGAAAGAAATAGAGCAAGAAAGAAACACTCAGAGAAAACAAAGACTGGAAAAGAAAATCCCACATGTTTCCATAGTTGGATACACAAACGCCGGGAAATCTACTCTTCTCAAGGTTTTAACCGATAGTGATGTGTACGTCGCTGACAAACTCTTTGCCACTCTCGAGCCAGTCACGAGACGGTTGAAGCTGAAGAGCGGAAGAGTAGTTCTTGTGAGTGACACTGTCGGGTTCATCAGAAAGCTACCTCACACCATTGTGAGTGCGTTCAAAGCGACACTCGAAGAGATAAAGTATTCGGATGTGCTCATACATCTTGTTGACGCTTCCGATCCGTATCTCGAAGAAAAGATGAAAGCCTCTGAGAGGGTTCTGGAAGAAATCGGTGCCGATAAGATTCCAAGGATTCTTGTTTTCAACAAGATCGATCTCTGTCCCAGAGAGAGGATAGAAACGCTGAAATGGAAGTATCCGGAGGCTCTGTTCATTTCAGCGGAAAAAAGGATAGGACTGGATCAGCTTCTGGACACACTGGAAGAAATCATGGGACAAAAGGATATTCAGGAAACTTTGAAAGTTCCCCTGGAAAAGATAGGGCAGATCTACGCTCTGAAAGATCGACTGGAGATACTGAACGAAGACTACGGGGAAGGATACGCTCTTATCACGTTGAAGACTGATCGGGAAACTCTTGAGATGTTGAAAAGGAAGGTGGCATCTTGA